A window of the Vigna angularis cultivar LongXiaoDou No.4 chromosome 3, ASM1680809v1, whole genome shotgun sequence genome harbors these coding sequences:
- the LOC108324476 gene encoding F-box/kelch-repeat protein At3g23880 codes for MEILSWFPVKDLLRFKCVSKGWNQLVSDSAFVKLHLQRSSKNTHTLLTFLDYSPSYRRRHYATVCPIQDLFENPSSTLETLPHRHLPFNRKNSCLGSCNGLVCFQDSCVDDEFEFEEYWFWMWNPATRVMSNESPHIRLNRSDYEYPFWWVYGFGYDEWSDTYQVVLLDNKNNQSQKLEVKVCSLGDNCWRNTLTCDAVPFLFEHRLRGIVGALVSGTLNWLAYPKSRAGGDERTKMNELEIFSYDLKKESCSYFSMPDGILEVSPDEAALEVLNGCLCISHYHENDFFVWLKRDFSDEKSWSKLLNYKNRPSSCYHCPRYMDMICMRENDDVVLLADTGFASKSEFIWWNIRDNRMEGREIYDKDKFNLSSYDYVHSLVLPYKN; via the coding sequence ATGGAAATTCTATCGTGGTTTCCGGTGAAAGATCTCCTGCGATTCAAGTGCGTTTCAAAAGGGTGGAACCAACTTGTTTCTGATTCTGCATTTGTGAAACTTCACCTTCAAAGGTCCTCAAAAAACACTCACACGTTATTGACCTTTTTGGATTATTCCCCTAGCTATAGAAGAAGACATTATGCCACCGTTTGTCCTATACAAGATTTATTTGAAAACCCATCATCCACCCTCGAAACTTTACCTCACAGACATCTCCCCTTCAACCGCAAGAACAGTTGTTTGGGTTCCTGCAACGGCTTGGTGTGCTTCCAAGATTCTTGTGTTGACGATGAATTCGAATTTGAAGAATACTGGTTTTGGATGTGGAATCCCGCAACAAGGGTGATGAGTAATGAGTCCCCACATATTCGTCTTAATCGGAGCGATTATGAATATCCTTTCTGGTGGGTGTATGGGTTTGGGTACGATGAATGGAGTGACACTTACCAAGTTGTGTTATTGGATAATAAGAATAATCAATCACAGAAACTGGAGGTAAAAGTTTGTTCTTTAGGGGATAATTGTTGGAGAAATACTTTAACTTGTGATGCTGTTCCGTTTCTATTTGAGCATAGGCTTCGTGGAATTGTTGGTGCTTTAGTGAGTGGTACTTTAAACTGGTTAGCATATCCGAAATCCCGCGCTGGTGGTGATGAACGAACTAAAATGAACGAGTTAGAAATATTTTCTTACGATCTAAAGAAGGAGAGTTGCAGTTATTTTTCTATGCCTGATGGGATTTTAGAAGTTAGTCCGGATGAGGCTGCGCTTGAGGTTTTGAATGGTTGTTTGTGTATTTCTCATTATCATGAGAATGATTTTTTTGTGTGGCTGAAGAGGGACTTTAGTGATGAAAAATCTTGGTCAAAATTGCTGAATTATAAGAATCGTCCTTCGAGTTGTTACCACTGTCCACGTTACATGGACATGATTTGTATGCGTGAGAATGATGATGTCGTGCTGCTTGCGGACACAGGTTTCGCATCAAAATCAGAATTTATTTGGTGGAACATCAGAGACAATAGAATGGAGGGTCGTGAAATTTACGACAAGGACAAATTTAATCTTTCCTCTTATGATTATGTTCATAGCTTGGTTTTGCCGTATAAGAATTAA